A single genomic interval of Mycolicibacterium sp. MU0053 harbors:
- a CDS encoding TetR/AcrR family transcriptional regulator: protein MSVDEAAARGRPRDPRTDRDVIAATRRLLADDGYERVSIEAIAKAAGVSRPTIYRRWPSKAHLVFDAAFAVPTGADLPTPSGDFDADLRTFVRAALHFWGDPVVEAAALGILAERHRDHELHIRTQQLLDERTLTKFRELVRAGIEQGVVDAGVDTDTCYHVLIGTTFYHAQLGATADTDELAERLCALVIQGMRPTTKRKRNQR, encoded by the coding sequence GCGGGGCCGCCCCCGCGATCCCCGCACCGATCGTGACGTCATCGCCGCCACCCGTCGCCTGCTGGCCGACGACGGCTACGAACGGGTCAGCATCGAGGCGATCGCCAAGGCCGCCGGGGTCAGCCGGCCCACCATCTACCGCCGCTGGCCGTCCAAGGCGCATCTGGTCTTCGACGCCGCGTTCGCCGTGCCGACCGGTGCGGACCTGCCGACGCCGTCCGGGGACTTCGACGCCGACCTGCGCACCTTCGTCCGCGCGGCGCTGCACTTCTGGGGCGATCCCGTGGTCGAGGCCGCGGCCCTGGGCATCCTCGCCGAGCGGCATCGCGACCACGAGTTGCACATCCGCACCCAACAACTGCTCGACGAACGCACCCTCACCAAGTTCCGGGAACTCGTCCGCGCCGGCATCGAACAGGGCGTCGTCGACGCCGGCGTCGACACCGACACCTGCTATCACGTGCTCATCGGCACCACCTTCTACCACGCGCAGCTCGGGGCCACCGCGGACACCGATGAACTCGCAGAGCGCCTGTGCGCCCTGGTGATTCAGGGAATGCGTCCCACCACCAAACGAAAGAGGAACCAGCGATGA